One region of Betaproteobacteria bacterium genomic DNA includes:
- a CDS encoding RDD family protein, protein MPNILLPGIGRRLICMLYEGLVVFSILLIGFLLPQIVLSGFGHSLTPRILWLHVLLLLMIYFLWCWLNGGQTLPMKTWKLQVVNADGSPLRPTQALLRYLAAWPSILLLGAGVFWALLDKDKQFLHDRIAGTQIITVT, encoded by the coding sequence ATGCCAAACATACTTTTACCAGGTATCGGGCGCCGCTTGATCTGCATGCTTTATGAGGGGCTTGTGGTGTTTTCGATTCTGCTGATCGGGTTTTTGCTACCGCAAATCGTCCTCTCAGGATTTGGCCACTCTCTGACCCCGCGAATACTATGGCTACACGTACTACTTTTACTGATGATTTATTTTTTATGGTGCTGGCTGAACGGCGGCCAGACGCTACCCATGAAAACATGGAAACTTCAGGTAGTTAACGCTGATGGATCGCCACTGCGGCCAACTCAGGCACTTTTACGTTACTTGGCCGCGTGGCCAAGCATTCTGTTGCTTGGCGCGGGTGTATTTTGGGCACTTTTAGACAAAGACAAGCAGTTTCTGCACGACAGAATAGCGGGAACACAAATAATCACCGTTACGTGA
- a CDS encoding DUF3106 domain-containing protein: MVKRRLVGGLILCLLLTSVVAAEPSTTAIIGTPPQPGWNQLNPQQKDILAPLANDWEKMDNIRRKKWLGIAEHYPAMKQDEQQRMQDRMREWADLTPGQRAKVRSAYKDFSQLPPEQKQVVKQKWEAYSNLPMEQQQRVRESGKSSRLLSSANESPNILGNVPTAETATNVKPIDAVKH; this comes from the coding sequence ATGGTTAAAAGACGACTCGTCGGAGGATTAATCCTCTGTCTCTTGCTGACTTCTGTCGTTGCCGCTGAACCATCAACGACAGCGATTATTGGCACGCCACCACAACCTGGATGGAATCAATTGAATCCTCAACAAAAGGACATCCTTGCCCCGCTTGCCAATGACTGGGAGAAGATGGACAACATTCGCCGGAAAAAGTGGTTGGGCATTGCCGAGCACTACCCCGCCATGAAGCAGGATGAACAGCAACGCATGCAGGACCGGATGAGGGAATGGGCTGACCTAACACCAGGGCAGCGCGCCAAGGTGCGCAGCGCTTACAAGGACTTCAGCCAACTACCACCTGAGCAAAAACAGGTCGTAAAACAAAAATGGGAGGCCTACTCAAACCTTCCAATGGAACAGCAACAACGCGTTCGCGAAAGCGGAAAATCATCCCGGCTGCTCTCCTCTGCAAATGAGTCCCCGAACATTCTGGGTAACGTACCCACTGCAGAGACCGCTACCAACGTGAAACCAATAGACGCGGTCAAACACTGA
- the pssA gene encoding CDP-diacylglycerol--serine O-phosphatidyltransferase, which produces MTELKSRKTLFNPELKRRGIYVLPNLFTTAALFAGFFAIVQAMQGDFERSAMAIFIAMVLDGLDGRVARLTHTQSAFGAEYDSLSDMVSFGAAPALVIYEWALRDMGRLGWIAAFVYCVGAALRLARFNTTLEVMDKRYFQGLPSPAAAALVAGLVWVMIVSGISGSDVRWLACGLTIFAGVTMISNIRYYSFKDVNLRKSVPFVAVAAIALGFALVSLSPEMALFGFFLIYGLSGYVQAAIGLAKRRT; this is translated from the coding sequence ATGACCGAACTCAAGTCCCGTAAAACCCTGTTCAATCCAGAGCTAAAGAGGCGCGGCATTTACGTGCTGCCCAATTTGTTTACCACCGCGGCCTTGTTCGCTGGCTTCTTCGCCATTGTTCAGGCGATGCAGGGCGATTTCGAGCGCTCTGCCATGGCAATTTTTATTGCCATGGTGCTGGATGGCCTGGATGGCCGGGTAGCTCGACTGACCCATACCCAGTCTGCGTTTGGTGCTGAGTACGATTCGCTTTCCGATATGGTCAGCTTTGGCGCTGCGCCAGCGCTGGTCATTTACGAATGGGCGTTGCGCGACATGGGGCGCCTGGGCTGGATTGCCGCTTTCGTCTATTGCGTGGGGGCTGCCCTGCGCCTGGCGCGCTTCAATACGACGCTGGAGGTAATGGATAAGCGCTATTTTCAGGGACTGCCTTCGCCCGCTGCGGCAGCTTTGGTTGCTGGCTTGGTCTGGGTGATGATCGTCTCCGGAATCTCCGGCAGTGATGTGCGCTGGCTGGCCTGTGGGCTGACTATTTTCGCTGGCGTCACGATGATTTCAAATATTCGTTACTACAGTTTCAAGGATGTGAACTTGCGCAAGAGCGTTCCGTTTGTCGCGGTTGCAGCGATTGCGCTTGGGTTCGCCCTGGTTTCACTCAGTCCGGAGATGGCTCTGTTCGGATTTTTCCTGATTTATGGTTTGTCGGGTTATGTGCAAGCTGCGATAGGCTTGGCCAAGCGCCGGACTTAA
- a CDS encoding DNA polymerase III subunit chi, producing MTQVFFYHGAADKIAAACALLSGAYAKKKPVLVYAVDNAVASGIDRLLWTHAALSFVPHCRADSPLATETPILITDKLDTIAQDERLMNLSQKIPPGFSRFQSLIEVVGQDEADRTSARDRVKFYKDRGYEVRYFDLSDR from the coding sequence TTGACGCAGGTTTTTTTCTATCACGGCGCGGCAGACAAAATCGCCGCTGCCTGCGCCTTGTTGAGCGGTGCGTATGCAAAAAAGAAACCCGTGCTGGTTTACGCCGTCGACAACGCTGTCGCCAGCGGCATAGACCGCCTGCTGTGGACACATGCGGCCCTCAGTTTCGTTCCTCACTGCCGCGCCGACTCCCCACTGGCAACCGAGACGCCAATCCTGATTACCGACAAGCTGGATACAATCGCGCAGGATGAGCGTCTGATGAACCTTAGCCAGAAAATCCCGCCCGGCTTTTCACGCTTTCAAAGTCTGATTGAAGTCGTTGGACAAGACGAGGCCGACCGCACCTCTGCTCGTGACCGCGTAAAGTTCTACAAGGATCGAGGATACGAAGTCCGCTACTTCGATCTCAGCGACCGCTAA
- the lptG gene encoding LPS export ABC transporter permease LptG: MREVLAAVLLVLLAFLVLFSFFNFVDELRNVGRADYTAGRAALFVALGLPGLVYELIPIAALIGSLYALSTLARHSEITVLRASGLATLELLLTLFRAAVVLAVLTFLIGELVVPFSERLAQEIKAKALSKVVARSGLDSGLWIKDGRSFINIRKANPDSTLEGVRIYRFSPTYALESVTDAKEASFQPPDVWTLKDVVRTVLDGDVSRVESSQTSEWHSAVNPDLLSILMVSPERMSLYGLFNYTQHLVDNKQKAERYQIALWKKLIYPLTALVMVALALPFGYSHDRVGGVSLKIFAGVMLGILFYALNGLFSNLGVINSWPPFASATAPAALFLITAMGMLWWVERR, from the coding sequence ATGCGAGAGGTTCTCGCCGCAGTCTTGCTCGTGTTATTGGCTTTTTTGGTCTTGTTCAGTTTCTTCAACTTTGTTGATGAGCTGCGTAATGTTGGCCGGGCCGATTACACGGCAGGTCGTGCCGCCCTCTTCGTGGCGCTTGGTTTGCCCGGCTTGGTATATGAACTGATTCCGATCGCGGCATTGATCGGTTCGCTGTATGCGTTGTCTACGTTGGCCAGGCACTCGGAGATTACAGTCTTGCGCGCGTCGGGCCTGGCGACGCTGGAGTTATTGCTGACATTGTTTCGGGCGGCAGTGGTGCTGGCAGTGCTTACTTTTTTGATTGGTGAGTTAGTTGTGCCATTCAGCGAGCGCCTTGCCCAGGAAATCAAGGCAAAGGCGCTTAGCAAGGTTGTGGCGCGAAGCGGTTTGGATAGTGGCTTGTGGATCAAGGATGGACGTAGCTTTATCAATATTCGTAAAGCCAACCCGGATTCAACGCTGGAAGGCGTAAGAATCTATCGGTTTTCACCAACATACGCGTTGGAATCGGTCACTGATGCTAAAGAAGCGAGTTTTCAGCCGCCGGATGTTTGGACTTTGAAAGATGTGGTGAGAACGGTGCTGGATGGGGATGTTTCGCGTGTTGAGTCTAGCCAAACTAGTGAGTGGCATTCTGCGGTCAACCCGGATTTATTGTCGATTTTAATGGTTTCGCCTGAGCGAATGTCGCTCTATGGCTTGTTCAATTACACCCAGCATCTTGTGGACAATAAACAGAAGGCAGAGCGTTATCAGATTGCGCTCTGGAAAAAATTAATCTATCCACTGACGGCGTTGGTCATGGTCGCCCTGGCCTTACCTTTCGGGTATTCACATGATCGGGTCGGCGGTGTCAGTCTCAAGATTTTTGCCGGCGTCATGCTGGGCATCCTCTTCTACGCGCTGAACGGGCTTTTCTCTAATCTCGGTGTAATTAATTCTTGGCCCCCATTTGCCAGTGCGACTGCACCAGCTGCCTTGTTTTTAATTACTGCGATGGGGATGTTGTGGTGGGTCGAGCGTCGCTAA
- a CDS encoding leucyl aminopeptidase, which yields MEFSIKSGSPEKQRSACVVVGIFESRKLTLPAELLDKASGGYISDIIRRGDMEGKSASTLLLQNVPGTLCDRILLVGLGKEKEFREKEFGSAISTTVKVLNETGAFEASIFLTELPVKKRNVGWRVRQATLLALDSTYKFDQFKSKKEEVRRPLRKLTFSVERRNELAVAEEALSQGLAIAEGVAMTKTLGNLPPNICHPTYLAEQAQAMAQEFSLECEILDRADMEKLGMHSLLAVAQGSHQPPKLIILSYKGSKATEKPIVLVGKGVTFDTGGISLKPGAEMDEMKYDMCGAASVLGTMQAVARMALPINLTIIVPATENMPGGSATRPGDIVTSMSGQTIEILNTDAEGRLILCDALTYAERFEPDTVIDVATLTGACVVALGNVATGLFANKDALARELLDAGDDAYDRAWHMPLWDDYQELLKSPFADMANIGGRWGGAISAACFLSRFTKKFDWAHLDIAGTAWKSGANKGATGRPVPLLTHYLLQRAGMLN from the coding sequence GTGGAATTTAGCATAAAAAGTGGCAGCCCGGAGAAACAGCGTAGCGCGTGTGTCGTCGTCGGGATTTTTGAATCGAGGAAACTGACGCTGCCGGCAGAGTTGCTCGACAAGGCCTCAGGTGGCTATATTTCCGACATTATTCGACGCGGCGACATGGAAGGTAAATCCGCCAGCACATTGTTACTGCAAAATGTTCCCGGAACCCTGTGTGACCGCATTCTGCTGGTTGGATTGGGCAAGGAAAAAGAATTCCGTGAGAAGGAATTTGGCAGCGCTATCAGCACGACTGTGAAAGTGCTCAATGAGACCGGCGCTTTCGAGGCGTCAATATTCCTGACCGAACTCCCTGTTAAGAAGCGCAATGTCGGCTGGAGAGTTCGTCAGGCCACACTGCTTGCATTGGATTCAACCTATAAATTCGACCAATTCAAAAGCAAGAAAGAAGAGGTCCGGCGCCCGTTACGCAAGCTGACTTTCAGTGTTGAACGACGCAACGAGCTGGCCGTAGCTGAGGAGGCTTTGAGTCAGGGTCTCGCCATCGCAGAAGGTGTTGCCATGACCAAGACACTTGGCAACCTTCCACCCAACATCTGTCATCCAACCTATCTGGCGGAACAGGCGCAGGCAATGGCTCAGGAATTCAGTCTCGAATGCGAAATACTGGATCGCGCGGACATGGAAAAACTGGGCATGCACTCGCTGCTTGCCGTGGCTCAAGGCTCTCATCAACCCCCGAAATTGATCATTCTGAGTTACAAAGGCAGCAAAGCCACCGAGAAGCCAATTGTTCTGGTGGGCAAGGGTGTCACTTTTGACACCGGCGGCATTTCATTGAAGCCCGGCGCAGAAATGGACGAAATGAAGTACGACATGTGTGGTGCTGCCAGCGTCCTTGGCACCATGCAGGCCGTTGCACGCATGGCCTTGCCAATCAATCTCACCATCATTGTTCCGGCAACTGAAAACATGCCAGGCGGCAGCGCCACCCGCCCCGGCGATATCGTGACTTCGATGTCCGGCCAAACTATTGAGATCCTCAATACGGATGCCGAAGGCCGCTTGATCCTCTGCGATGCGCTAACCTATGCCGAACGCTTTGAGCCGGACACCGTGATCGATGTCGCCACGCTAACGGGGGCCTGTGTCGTCGCTCTTGGCAATGTAGCAACCGGCCTGTTCGCCAACAAGGATGCATTGGCTCGGGAACTGCTCGATGCTGGCGATGATGCCTACGATCGCGCATGGCACATGCCACTCTGGGATGACTACCAGGAATTGCTGAAAAGCCCGTTTGCCGACATGGCCAACATTGGCGGTCGCTGGGGTGGCGCCATCTCGGCTGCTTGCTTCCTGTCCCGTTTCACCAAGAAATTTGACTGGGCACATCTCGATATCGCGGGCACCGCGTGGAAATCCGGTGCCAACAAGGGCGCCACTGGCCGACCGGTTCCGCTACTCACCCATTACCTGCTGCAACGCGCAGGCATGCTCAATTGA
- the ilvB gene encoding biosynthetic-type acetolactate synthase large subunit yields the protein MMISGAEIVIRCLQEEKVDCVFGYPGGSVLHIYDALFKQDQVKHILVRHEQAAVHAADAYSRSSQKVGVALVTSGPGVTNTVTGIATAYMDSIPMVVLTGQVPSFYIGQDAFQECDTVGITRPCVKHNFLVKDVKDLAVTIKKAFHIASTGRPGPVVVDIPKDITAQMCEFEYPKSIHMRSYNPVVKGHLGQIKKAVQILQEAKRPIIYTGGGVILSDAAQKLTELAHKLNFPVTNTLMGLGGYPATDKQFVGMLGMHGTFEANNAMHYSDVILAIGARFDDRVIGNPEHFGEEKRRVIHIDIDPSSISKRVKVDVPIVGNVNDVLDEILKLIEGGFNADPDVANWWKQIDEWRSRDSLRYKQSEHIMPQFVIEKLYEITGGNAFVTSDVGQHQMFAAQYYKFDKPRRWINSGGLGTMGVGLPYGMGVLMANPDAQVACVTGEGSIQMCIQELSTCKQYGFPIKIINLNNGMLGMVRQWQEMFYSKRYSQSYVTSLPDFVKLAESYGHVGIKVEKPEDVEPALRKAFIEHKNDLVFLDFIIDPVANVFPMVAAGKGLTEMILAEDL from the coding sequence ATGATGATTAGCGGTGCAGAAATTGTAATCAGGTGCCTGCAAGAAGAAAAGGTCGATTGTGTCTTCGGTTACCCAGGTGGGTCCGTGCTACACATTTATGATGCTCTTTTTAAGCAGGATCAAGTTAAGCATATCTTGGTGCGTCACGAACAGGCTGCTGTTCATGCCGCAGATGCTTACTCGCGATCATCGCAGAAGGTCGGTGTAGCCTTGGTGACATCAGGTCCTGGTGTTACCAATACCGTGACGGGTATCGCCACAGCCTACATGGATTCCATTCCGATGGTCGTCCTTACGGGGCAGGTGCCATCTTTCTACATTGGTCAGGATGCCTTTCAGGAATGCGACACGGTCGGTATCACCCGACCCTGCGTGAAGCATAATTTCTTGGTCAAGGACGTCAAGGATCTGGCGGTTACGATCAAGAAGGCGTTTCACATCGCCTCGACTGGTCGTCCCGGTCCTGTCGTGGTCGATATTCCCAAGGATATTACGGCCCAGATGTGCGAGTTCGAGTATCCGAAGTCGATCCATATGCGTTCTTACAACCCGGTAGTCAAAGGGCATCTCGGGCAGATCAAGAAGGCGGTTCAGATACTACAGGAAGCCAAGCGTCCGATTATCTATACCGGCGGTGGCGTTATTCTGTCAGATGCGGCTCAGAAACTGACGGAGTTGGCACATAAACTCAATTTCCCGGTAACCAACACGCTGATGGGTTTGGGCGGCTATCCTGCGACTGACAAGCAATTTGTTGGCATGCTCGGTATGCATGGCACCTTCGAAGCAAATAATGCGATGCATTATTCAGACGTGATTCTTGCCATTGGGGCGCGTTTCGATGATCGCGTGATTGGCAATCCGGAGCATTTCGGTGAAGAAAAGCGCCGGGTGATTCATATCGATATCGACCCATCCTCAATCTCCAAGCGGGTCAAGGTCGATGTGCCTATCGTCGGTAATGTGAACGATGTGCTCGATGAGATCCTGAAGTTGATAGAAGGTGGCTTCAATGCTGATCCGGACGTCGCCAACTGGTGGAAACAGATTGATGAGTGGCGCAGCCGGGATTCACTGCGCTACAAACAATCCGAGCACATCATGCCGCAGTTTGTCATCGAGAAGCTCTACGAGATTACTGGCGGCAACGCGTTTGTGACTTCCGATGTTGGTCAGCACCAGATGTTTGCAGCCCAGTATTACAAATTTGACAAACCCCGTCGCTGGATTAATTCCGGTGGCTTGGGCACGATGGGGGTAGGACTGCCTTACGGCATGGGCGTCCTGATGGCCAATCCGGATGCGCAGGTGGCCTGCGTAACTGGCGAAGGCTCGATCCAGATGTGTATTCAGGAGCTGTCAACCTGCAAGCAATACGGCTTCCCGATCAAGATCATTAACTTGAACAATGGAATGCTGGGTATGGTTCGGCAGTGGCAGGAGATGTTCTATTCCAAGCGTTATTCGCAGTCTTATGTGACGTCCTTGCCAGATTTCGTGAAACTTGCAGAATCTTATGGTCACGTCGGTATCAAAGTTGAGAAGCCGGAAGATGTCGAGCCAGCTTTGCGCAAGGCCTTCATTGAGCACAAGAATGATTTGGTGTTCCTGGACTTCATCATTGATCCAGTGGCGAATGTCTTCCCGATGGTTGCTGCCGGAAAAGGCTTGACGGAAATGATTCTCGCTGAAGACCTGTAA
- a CDS encoding DUF3619 family protein — MTEERQAYRIRQALNHGLADIPPAAARRLEAARHLALTRQKQLAPQIALAGENAPTIWSAPVAPYIKQLLAVLALLLGMWISLYWHSAQYVTELEEVDSALLADDLPPDAFLDNDFFEWLKDDSSED, encoded by the coding sequence ATGACCGAAGAACGCCAAGCATATCGAATTCGGCAAGCGCTGAATCACGGATTAGCGGATATTCCGCCTGCCGCAGCACGGCGCCTTGAAGCCGCCCGACACTTGGCCCTGACCCGGCAAAAACAGCTTGCGCCGCAAATAGCGCTTGCCGGCGAAAATGCTCCAACAATCTGGTCCGCCCCCGTGGCCCCCTATATCAAACAGCTTCTTGCGGTCTTGGCCCTCTTGCTCGGCATGTGGATTTCCCTGTACTGGCATAGCGCCCAGTACGTGACAGAACTGGAAGAGGTCGACTCTGCCCTGCTTGCTGACGATCTCCCTCCCGACGCATTTTTGGACAACGACTTCTTCGAATGGTTAAAAGACGACTCGTCGGAGGATTAA
- a CDS encoding RNA polymerase sigma factor, producing MSSPQQLSSFLESVERRAFKQAIFAVRDEEAALDIVQDSMLKLAEKYGDRPDEEYPMLFQRILQNTIRDYYRRSKVRSMWTTLLSAFTPDDEDDYDPLETLAADEDDAGPRTPESKLQQAQTLNLIDEEIKKLPARQREAFLMRYWEDMDVAETAAAMGCSEGSVKTHCSRATHALATALSARGIKL from the coding sequence CTGTCATCCCCCCAACAACTTTCCAGCTTTCTCGAATCCGTCGAGCGCAGAGCCTTTAAACAAGCCATTTTCGCGGTTCGCGACGAAGAGGCTGCACTGGATATTGTTCAGGACTCCATGCTCAAGCTGGCCGAAAAATATGGCGACCGTCCGGATGAAGAGTACCCGATGCTCTTCCAGCGCATTCTCCAGAACACCATTCGTGACTACTACCGGCGAAGCAAGGTGCGCTCGATGTGGACAACATTGTTGTCTGCCTTCACGCCGGATGACGAGGATGACTACGATCCGTTGGAAACCCTTGCTGCCGACGAAGATGACGCCGGGCCTCGGACACCGGAAAGCAAATTGCAGCAAGCCCAAACCTTGAATCTGATTGATGAAGAAATCAAAAAACTACCCGCACGTCAACGAGAAGCCTTTCTCATGCGTTACTGGGAAGACATGGACGTAGCCGAGACCGCGGCTGCGATGGGGTGCTCGGAAGGCAGCGTTAAAACCCATTGCTCGCGCGCAACCCATGCGCTAGCAACCGCCCTGTCGGCTAGAGGTATCAAACTATGA
- the lptF gene encoding LPS export ABC transporter permease LptF, giving the protein MIFERAARREFAQAAAGISVALLAILASILLIRLLKEAVGGRIVPEAVASLLGFALLNLMPLVLSLMLFVSILLSLSRAFRDSEMVVWFSCGLPLTAWIRPVLAFALPFVLVIAALAGFLSPWANLNTAQYRQVLSARSDASQISPGVFQETKAGKRVFFVEALADGETALGNIFVASFQNGKLGVVVSDRGYQEFAENGDRFVVLENGRRYEVEPGSPEFRVMEFERYKVRTEDGETRPTERLPNRMSTIDLLQEDSNKARGELLWRIGIPVSALILALLAIPLSYVNPRAGRSANMLIAVLIYAIYSNLLWVAQAWVAQGKLSFWIGVWAIHAMMLVPLVLLFYRRIAIKMPWQRRSGV; this is encoded by the coding sequence ATGATATTCGAACGCGCCGCACGGCGCGAGTTTGCTCAGGCAGCCGCCGGCATCAGTGTTGCTCTGCTGGCTATCCTGGCTTCCATCCTGTTAATTCGCCTCCTAAAAGAGGCCGTCGGCGGGCGCATCGTTCCCGAGGCGGTTGCCTCGCTGCTCGGTTTTGCCTTGTTGAATCTGATGCCCCTCGTGCTGAGTCTGATGCTTTTTGTGTCGATTCTGCTGAGTTTGTCGCGGGCTTTCAGGGATTCGGAGATGGTTGTCTGGTTCTCCTGTGGATTGCCGCTCACCGCCTGGATACGACCGGTTCTTGCTTTTGCGCTGCCATTTGTACTGGTTATTGCGGCGCTCGCAGGCTTTCTTTCGCCCTGGGCTAATTTGAACACGGCGCAGTATCGGCAGGTATTGTCGGCACGTAGTGATGCTTCGCAGATATCTCCAGGGGTTTTTCAGGAAACAAAAGCTGGAAAGCGGGTATTTTTCGTTGAGGCACTGGCCGATGGCGAAACGGCCCTTGGTAACATTTTTGTCGCCAGCTTTCAAAATGGCAAGTTGGGTGTCGTCGTATCTGATCGGGGATACCAGGAGTTTGCCGAAAATGGCGATCGTTTCGTGGTTCTGGAAAACGGACGCCGTTATGAAGTTGAGCCTGGGTCACCTGAGTTCCGCGTGATGGAATTTGAACGATACAAGGTTCGTACTGAAGATGGCGAAACCAGGCCCACCGAGCGCTTGCCCAATCGAATGTCTACGATTGACCTCCTGCAAGAAGATAGCAATAAGGCGCGGGGTGAGCTTCTCTGGCGGATTGGCATTCCGGTGTCGGCGTTGATTCTGGCCTTGCTGGCCATCCCGCTTTCCTATGTCAATCCGCGTGCTGGTCGTTCAGCCAATATGTTGATCGCGGTTTTGATTTATGCCATCTACAGCAATCTATTGTGGGTTGCCCAAGCATGGGTTGCGCAAGGGAAGCTATCATTCTGGATCGGTGTATGGGCGATACACGCCATGATGCTGGTGCCGCTGGTGCTCCTGTTTTATCGACGCATCGCGATCAAAATGCCTTGGCAGAGGAGGTCCGGTGTTTAG
- the ilvC gene encoding ketol-acid reductoisomerase — translation MKVYYDKDADLSLIKGKNVTIVGYGSQGHAHAQNLRDSGVNVTVGLRKTGASWAKAEGAGLKVAEVAEAVAAADLVMILLPDENIPEVYKNDVEPNIKKGATLAFAHGFNVHYNQVVPRADLDVIMVAPKGPGHTVRSEYLKGGGVPSLIAIYQDTSGKSKDIALSYAAANGGTKGGVIETNFREETETDLFGEQAVLCGGAVELVKMGFETLTEAGYAPEMAYFECLHELKLIVDLMYEGGIANMNYSISNNAEYGEYVTGTEVINEQSRVAMRNALKRIQTGEYAKMFIQEGKTNYPSMTARRRLNAVHPIEVVGGQLRDMMPWIKKNKLVDQSKN, via the coding sequence ATGAAAGTTTATTACGACAAGGACGCCGATCTCTCCCTTATCAAGGGCAAGAACGTTACCATCGTTGGTTACGGTTCACAAGGCCATGCTCACGCCCAGAACCTGCGTGACTCAGGCGTCAATGTGACGGTAGGATTGCGTAAAACCGGTGCTTCGTGGGCCAAGGCTGAAGGCGCTGGCCTGAAGGTTGCCGAAGTGGCTGAAGCGGTTGCTGCTGCGGATTTGGTCATGATTCTGTTGCCGGATGAGAATATTCCTGAGGTTTACAAGAACGACGTTGAGCCGAACATTAAGAAGGGCGCTACCCTGGCCTTCGCTCACGGCTTCAATGTGCATTACAATCAGGTTGTGCCGCGTGCCGACCTCGATGTGATCATGGTTGCCCCGAAGGGACCTGGCCATACTGTCCGTTCCGAGTATCTGAAGGGTGGCGGTGTGCCGTCCCTGATCGCGATTTACCAGGACACGTCTGGCAAGTCGAAGGATATCGCGCTTTCCTATGCGGCTGCCAACGGTGGCACCAAGGGTGGTGTCATCGAAACCAATTTCCGCGAAGAAACCGAAACGGACTTGTTTGGTGAGCAGGCTGTCCTCTGTGGCGGTGCTGTAGAACTGGTCAAGATGGGCTTCGAGACCCTGACCGAAGCTGGTTACGCGCCGGAAATGGCGTACTTTGAGTGTCTGCACGAACTGAAATTGATTGTTGATCTGATGTATGAAGGCGGTATCGCCAACATGAACTACTCCATCTCCAACAACGCAGAGTATGGCGAGTATGTCACCGGTACCGAAGTCATCAATGAGCAGTCGCGAGTCGCCATGCGCAATGCACTGAAGCGCATCCAGACCGGTGAATATGCCAAAATGTTCATTCAGGAAGGCAAGACCAACTATCCTTCTATGACTGCCCGTCGTCGTCTGAATGCCGTGCATCCGATCGAGGTTGTTGGTGGTCAGTTGCGAGACATGATGCCGTGGATCAAAAAGAACAAGCTGGTCGACCAGTCCAAGAACTAA
- the ilvN gene encoding acetolactate synthase small subunit → MRHIISILIENESGALSRVAGLFSARGYNIESLTVAPTEDSSLSRMTILTRGSDEVLEQITKQLNKLIDVVKVVDLSEAAHVERELMLIKVRATGKDREEMKRMADIFRGRIIDVTESTYVIELTGASSKLDSFIAALDGGLILETVRTGVCGIGRGDRILKV, encoded by the coding sequence ATGCGACATATCATTTCCATCCTGATCGAAAATGAATCAGGTGCGCTATCTCGAGTAGCAGGGTTGTTCTCGGCTCGGGGATACAATATCGAATCGTTGACCGTGGCTCCGACGGAAGATTCTTCACTTTCACGCATGACTATCCTTACCCGAGGGTCTGATGAGGTACTGGAGCAGATCACCAAACAGCTCAACAAGCTGATCGATGTGGTCAAAGTTGTTGATCTCTCCGAGGCTGCTCATGTCGAGCGTGAACTGATGCTGATCAAGGTTCGTGCTACTGGCAAAGATCGTGAAGAGATGAAGCGGATGGCCGATATTTTCCGTGGCCGTATTATCGATGTGACTGAATCGACCTATGTCATCGAGTTGACTGGAGCAAGCTCTAAGCTTGATTCCTTCATCGCTGCCCTGGATGGTGGCCTGATTCTCGAAACTGTCCGTACCGGTGTCTGTGGCATTGGTCGTGGCGATCGTATTCTTAAAGTTTAA